One window from the genome of Bacteroidota bacterium encodes:
- a CDS encoding T9SS type A sorting domain-containing protein, which translates to MKAIVTGFWILLILASSLTAQTRYRRGNPTSTSARLEYYVVDSDDDSPLKPTYHWVDTSWVRSQKFQWHRVTGFSNNDDASVFLPKTYDSASIFYFRTWDTILPPPSSYVVSTPNGNITVNLPGGSICTNGTICLSGKDSSAYNVPMDDFGDVGNELVAALWSDWELLPSGTNASSVWVRPAADTFIVSYYNLGLKGTNGQVRATFQTLFNATDSTITFEYKSFDGSWNGVPAATIIQRVATIGLSSAGPTGTNMAVTYLHRGYYNATNPSSTYALNLHNGLGVRFVHVPVDAFLVSSILTPPKDHYELTPGSSSFTPQCSILNMTDTTINFYVRTVITNITTGSVFYLKNDSILITQTQASTYTAPPTGTVPCGNYKLTFTIGYPSGVSDAWPSNNTMTRYFSALNGQTVPFREEFDAGISPCTWTNVGVQALNADSIMTVPMPPIATGLGPKAAVLNRLDGSGNYYLQIGTGGDTLISAPIDLSTAGNNVYLSFHYQRGLSTDSSKAGILSRLRSGPEVQVRGALGGLPTPGDSLVLEGLLKAGSTKWNPPDSAWKLITTIPGGFDVKTQTFMVKLDAGFLSDHFRLRFRVKAYNSASPVNLLEDADNWAIDGLHVEPFVFGKTELEPVDVDLGNGNFTHIPRDLSDNLVPKVRILNRGDGVPLGAGIIRLVVKDALGRYVYDKTRTFDFSYPLRDSVFSMPNWDLHGTQGGVLTAIAQLEGIYFDSYNKNDTNVFYKTMYIDDSYAIDDGGIDTTGTVTTAPSEWYYKFTPVSDDTLKGVSMYYVSGGASTNWSLTISGGGLNPVTKSLTYNPTAANWFTVTLTTPVALAKDSTYTMHFVWNYGPKTLGGDGSQGLAYYTVVDSSGTSSQYGVLHPEILSTFYYPGGTLPYTIPYKTDVDQGGFLLPMVRLKYSGALNYLPVELASLSANRNTDGSVSITWKTTNEVNAARYEVIRSASTPVGSLLAKNELTGANYAVIDRLAPALLSTYHLDEIDLNGERRTLGTVEVGPTGFDGLTLSYFPNPASNTLSVAGSQMMDVVELVDMLGRTVQELNPRSQTVDINLTDVPNGSYWLIASSGGKFVRSQISVIH; encoded by the coding sequence ATGAAAGCAATTGTTACGGGCTTTTGGATTCTTCTAATTCTGGCTTCGTCGCTTACAGCCCAAACGCGGTACCGTCGTGGTAACCCGACCTCCACATCCGCAAGATTAGAGTACTATGTGGTGGATTCGGATGATGACTCCCCATTGAAACCCACATATCATTGGGTTGACACCTCTTGGGTGCGAAGTCAGAAATTTCAATGGCATCGGGTCACAGGATTCTCAAACAACGATGATGCTTCGGTATTCTTGCCGAAGACTTACGACTCTGCCTCAATATTCTATTTTCGAACGTGGGACACTATTCTGCCACCGCCATCAAGCTATGTCGTCTCCACACCGAATGGAAACATAACGGTCAATTTGCCCGGCGGATCAATTTGTACGAATGGGACGATCTGCCTGTCTGGCAAGGATAGCTCTGCGTACAACGTCCCGATGGATGATTTCGGCGATGTCGGCAACGAACTTGTCGCGGCGCTTTGGAGTGACTGGGAATTGCTGCCTTCGGGTACCAACGCATCGAGCGTTTGGGTCCGGCCGGCAGCGGACACATTTATCGTAAGCTACTATAACCTTGGCCTGAAAGGGACCAACGGCCAGGTGCGCGCGACGTTCCAAACACTGTTCAACGCTACTGATAGCACTATCACCTTCGAATACAAGTCATTCGACGGCTCATGGAACGGCGTTCCAGCCGCGACAATCATTCAGCGGGTCGCCACGATCGGTCTTAGTAGCGCAGGCCCGACTGGTACCAATATGGCCGTCACGTATCTTCATCGCGGCTACTACAATGCAACAAACCCAAGCAGCACGTATGCGCTTAACCTTCACAATGGGCTGGGCGTCAGGTTCGTGCACGTCCCGGTCGATGCATTCCTAGTTTCCAGCATCCTGACTCCGCCCAAGGACCATTACGAACTCACACCCGGATCTTCGTCATTCACACCGCAGTGCTCGATCCTGAATATGACGGACACGACCATTAATTTTTATGTGCGGACCGTGATCACAAATATAACGACAGGATCGGTCTTCTATCTTAAGAATGACAGCATCCTGATTACGCAAACCCAGGCCAGCACCTACACTGCCCCTCCAACGGGCACAGTGCCGTGTGGAAACTACAAGCTTACATTTACAATAGGTTACCCAAGTGGCGTGAGTGATGCTTGGCCTTCGAATAACACAATGACTCGGTATTTCTCGGCTCTCAATGGCCAGACGGTGCCCTTCCGCGAGGAGTTCGATGCTGGAATTTCGCCGTGCACCTGGACCAATGTTGGCGTTCAGGCCCTGAATGCGGATTCAATCATGACCGTCCCCATGCCACCGATTGCCACGGGATTGGGACCGAAGGCCGCAGTTCTCAATCGGCTCGATGGTAGTGGAAATTACTATCTGCAGATTGGCACGGGCGGGGATACGCTAATATCCGCGCCGATCGATCTTAGTACTGCGGGAAACAACGTGTATCTCAGTTTCCATTATCAGCGTGGGCTTTCGACCGATAGCTCGAAAGCCGGGATTTTGAGCCGGCTTCGCTCAGGGCCGGAAGTTCAAGTCCGTGGCGCGCTCGGCGGGCTCCCGACACCCGGAGATTCCCTTGTGTTGGAAGGACTCCTGAAGGCCGGCAGTACCAAATGGAATCCACCGGATTCCGCGTGGAAGCTTATCACTACAATCCCCGGTGGATTTGATGTGAAAACTCAAACCTTCATGGTCAAGCTGGATGCGGGATTTCTTAGCGATCACTTCCGGCTGCGGTTCCGTGTCAAGGCGTACAACTCGGCATCACCGGTGAACCTGCTCGAAGACGCCGATAATTGGGCCATCGATGGACTGCATGTTGAGCCATTCGTCTTTGGCAAAACAGAACTGGAACCAGTCGATGTCGATCTTGGAAATGGAAACTTCACCCATATTCCACGAGACCTATCGGACAATCTCGTCCCAAAAGTTCGCATTTTGAATCGAGGTGATGGCGTGCCGCTCGGAGCAGGTATTATTCGCCTCGTTGTAAAAGATGCGCTTGGACGCTATGTCTACGATAAGACTCGCACATTCGATTTCAGCTACCCACTTCGCGATTCTGTATTCTCCATGCCAAACTGGGACCTTCACGGTACGCAGGGCGGAGTCCTGACCGCGATCGCGCAGCTCGAAGGTATCTATTTCGATAGCTATAACAAGAACGATACAAACGTCTTCTATAAGACGATGTACATTGACGATTCCTATGCTATCGATGACGGCGGTATCGATACGACCGGTACAGTAACGACAGCCCCATCGGAGTGGTACTACAAATTCACCCCCGTCAGCGATGATACGCTGAAGGGTGTCTCCATGTACTACGTAAGCGGAGGCGCCTCGACGAATTGGAGTCTTACAATCTCTGGCGGAGGGCTGAACCCGGTTACGAAGAGTCTGACGTATAATCCAACTGCTGCGAACTGGTTCACGGTGACACTTACGACTCCTGTAGCCCTTGCGAAGGACTCGACCTACACGATGCACTTTGTTTGGAATTACGGTCCAAAAACACTCGGCGGTGATGGCTCCCAGGGACTCGCATATTATACTGTTGTGGATTCCAGCGGCACGAGCAGCCAGTATGGCGTGCTCCATCCGGAAATCCTGAGCACGTTCTACTATCCGGGAGGTACTCTCCCGTATACCATACCTTATAAGACAGATGTCGATCAAGGCGGATTTCTCCTACCAATGGTCCGCCTCAAATATAGCGGCGCCTTGAACTACTTGCCGGTCGAGTTGGCCTCGCTGTCTGCGAATCGAAATACAGACGGATCGGTCTCTATCACATGGAAGACTACCAACGAAGTGAATGCCGCGCGATACGAAGTCATCCGGAGTGCGTCGACTCCTGTCGGGTCGCTATTGGCAAAAAATGAATTGACCGGAGCGAATTATGCCGTGATCGATCGTCTTGCGCCAGCGCTTCTTAGCACCTATCACCTCGATGAGATTGACCTGAACGGTGAGCGCCGCACATTAGGGACGGTTGAAGTTGGACCGACCGGCTTCGACGGACTTACTCTTTCCTACTTTCCCAATCCGGCATCCAATACGCTTTCAGTCGCTGGAAGCCAGATGATGGATGTCGTCGAGTTGGTCGATATGCTTGGTCGCACGGTCCAGGAGTTGAATCCTAGGTCGCAGACCGTCGACATTAACCTCACCGATGTTCCGAATGGAAGCTATTGGCTCATCGCCTCGTCCGGAGGTAAATTCGTAAGGTCGCAGATATCGGTGATCCACTGA
- a CDS encoding tetratricopeptide repeat protein: MNVFDDFGAFPFEGEDEFGGEGSGGSSGSRDEASSAAERRRKYFEEELKRYREEKRRKLSSDAGHSDDTNDSERPTRQFLHPDILEELVDYCVENEKFDEALDFVLLLTERAPFNGDGWHRRGMLEAHHGKFEQALASYERALALNPTDNELLINYGIALDAVGRTREALEIFDRTLSTDPSNDEALFNKGICFEKAEKYDDAIAIFLYLKDTKELAKDAFYELGFCYDSTNQYEKSLQAYESHLDLDPFNHNGWYNHGIILNQMGMYHKAIESYEMALAIKEDFASAWYNRGNACANIGKLNDAIESYKECLKYEAEDVNAWHNLANAYEEQRRWRDAIRCFSQAVKYDPRHAESYFGRGSCYDAMDQHAKALEDYDLALAINNKYSELWYAKADALYNLGRHEEAILAYRMVLELAPKDFEAWYDYAETLVETKRYREAMNAYETAIAFEPAFPDAHMGRAKLFFREGNRDEAAVEVLVALRLDPSQLHQYETEFPPLAGKATFEELDQLVRSEVARLMREDDGDFSSQG; the protein is encoded by the coding sequence ATGAACGTATTCGACGATTTCGGAGCCTTCCCGTTTGAAGGCGAGGACGAGTTTGGCGGCGAGGGAAGCGGTGGAAGCTCCGGGTCTCGCGATGAAGCCTCGTCCGCTGCCGAGCGCCGCAGAAAATATTTTGAGGAAGAACTGAAGCGTTATCGCGAGGAGAAGCGCCGGAAGCTATCGAGCGATGCGGGACATTCGGATGATACGAACGACAGCGAGCGTCCGACCCGGCAATTCTTGCACCCCGATATTCTGGAAGAGCTTGTCGATTACTGCGTCGAGAACGAGAAATTCGACGAGGCTTTGGATTTCGTTTTGTTGCTTACCGAGCGCGCGCCGTTCAATGGCGATGGCTGGCATCGTCGCGGCATGCTCGAGGCGCATCACGGGAAATTCGAACAAGCGCTGGCGAGCTACGAGCGAGCTCTGGCGTTGAACCCGACAGACAACGAATTGCTCATCAACTACGGTATCGCCCTGGACGCCGTTGGCCGTACACGCGAGGCCCTGGAAATCTTCGACCGAACGCTGTCAACCGATCCCTCTAACGATGAGGCGCTGTTCAATAAGGGCATCTGCTTCGAGAAGGCCGAGAAGTACGATGATGCCATTGCAATCTTCCTCTACCTTAAGGATACGAAAGAGCTTGCGAAGGACGCGTTCTACGAGCTTGGCTTCTGCTATGACTCGACGAACCAGTATGAGAAGTCGCTTCAGGCCTATGAGAGTCATCTGGACCTCGATCCTTTCAACCATAACGGCTGGTATAACCATGGGATCATTCTCAACCAAATGGGAATGTACCATAAGGCGATCGAGAGCTATGAGATGGCGCTGGCCATCAAAGAAGATTTTGCATCGGCGTGGTATAACCGAGGCAATGCCTGCGCGAATATCGGCAAGCTGAATGATGCGATCGAGTCCTACAAGGAATGCCTGAAATACGAGGCCGAGGACGTGAACGCCTGGCACAACCTGGCAAATGCCTACGAGGAGCAACGCCGGTGGCGTGATGCAATCCGGTGTTTTTCACAGGCCGTAAAATACGATCCACGCCACGCTGAGAGCTACTTTGGCCGCGGGTCCTGCTACGATGCAATGGACCAGCATGCCAAGGCGCTCGAGGATTACGATCTGGCGCTGGCGATCAACAACAAGTATTCGGAATTGTGGTACGCCAAGGCGGATGCGCTCTATAATCTTGGCCGGCACGAAGAGGCAATTCTGGCATATCGAATGGTCCTCGAGCTTGCACCGAAAGATTTCGAGGCATGGTATGATTATGCCGAGACGCTCGTCGAGACGAAACGGTATCGCGAAGCAATGAACGCCTATGAGACGGCGATCGCGTTCGAGCCGGCGTTTCCGGACGCACATATGGGCCGGGCCAAACTCTTTTTCCGCGAAGGAAATCGGGATGAGGCGGCGGTCGAAGTGCTGGTTGCGCTACGGCTCGATCCTTCCCAGCTCCATCAGTACGAAACGGAATTTCCTCCTTTGGCCGGCAAGGCGACATTCGAAGAGTTGGACCAACTTGTCCGGTCGGAAGTCGCGCGACTGATGCGTGAAGACGATGGGGACTTTTCGTCGCAAGGATAA
- a CDS encoding AraC family transcriptional regulator, which yields MKLYIKYMVSIRCKLMVKAELERLGLHHTIVELGEVEISDIITQPQRVDLALALKRSGLELMDDKKAILIERIKNVIIESIHYADEALKVNFSEHLTQKLNYDYTYLANLFSEVEGTTIEHFIIKHKIERVKELLVYDELSLTEIAYKLHYSSVAHLSNQFKKVTGLTPTFFKKIKHKRLGGLENV from the coding sequence ATGAAGCTCTACATAAAATATATGGTCAGCATCCGCTGCAAACTTATGGTAAAGGCCGAGTTAGAACGACTCGGCCTTCATCATACGATTGTGGAATTGGGCGAAGTTGAAATCAGCGACATCATTACCCAGCCACAGCGCGTGGATCTGGCGCTTGCCCTCAAACGCTCCGGGCTGGAATTAATGGACGACAAGAAGGCAATTCTTATCGAGCGGATCAAGAATGTCATAATCGAGTCAATCCATTATGCGGATGAGGCCCTGAAGGTGAATTTTTCCGAGCACTTGACGCAAAAACTGAATTACGACTACACCTACCTCGCCAATTTGTTTTCTGAAGTCGAAGGCACGACGATCGAACACTTCATCATCAAACATAAGATCGAACGCGTTAAGGAGTTGCTCGTCTATGATGAACTCTCACTCACCGAAATCGCATACAAGCTCCATTATAGCAGCGTTGCACATCTTTCGAATCAATTCAAGAAAGTGACCGGCCTGACACCGACCTTTTTCAAGAAAATCAAGCATAAACGATTGGGTGGTCTCGAGAATGTGTGA
- a CDS encoding YceI family protein, whose amino-acid sequence MISARQRKLGQHIAFSLILTLSLAFPHVLFSQSSYKVDGVSEIDLKGTSTLRDWTMMAHSFTGSALFTFAPDHQLSSVTEFSLRLPVHNLRSESAETQKNAYKALKDDRYKDIVFDLTSAQFIQSGLANYLILLHGHLTIAGVTQPTTLKLSAAINEDGTILCSGSMPVLLSDYDIARPSFLLGAMKIGDVLTLTYRLLLVQ is encoded by the coding sequence ATGATAAGCGCCCGACAAAGAAAGCTTGGACAACACATCGCATTTAGCCTCATCCTGACGCTTTCGCTTGCATTTCCACATGTTTTATTCTCGCAGTCAAGCTACAAAGTCGATGGTGTATCCGAGATCGATTTGAAAGGGACATCGACCCTCCGCGATTGGACAATGATGGCGCATTCTTTCACCGGTTCCGCCCTCTTTACGTTTGCCCCAGATCATCAGTTGAGTTCAGTCACAGAGTTTTCGCTGCGCCTGCCAGTCCACAATCTTCGAAGCGAGAGTGCTGAAACGCAAAAGAACGCATACAAAGCCTTGAAGGATGATCGATACAAAGACATTGTATTCGATCTCACGTCTGCTCAATTCATCCAAAGTGGGCTCGCAAATTACCTGATTCTGCTGCACGGACACTTGACGATTGCTGGAGTCACACAGCCCACAACGCTCAAACTTTCTGCGGCGATCAATGAGGACGGCACCATCCTTTGCAGCGGATCGATGCCGGTTTTGTTGTCCGACTATGACATCGCACGGCCATCCTTTCTCCTTGGAGCGATGAAGATTGGAGATGTTCTGACGCTCACCTATCGGCTCCTGCTGGTACAATGA
- a CDS encoding cupin domain-containing protein — protein MIMVEIIEYVPNAILSKTIIKKSTGNISIMSFDTGEGLTEKTSPFDTFAQIIDGKAEIVIDGVSTLLETGHGIILPAHLPNIFRANERFKMILTVIKSGYE, from the coding sequence ATGATCATGGTGGAAATCATCGAATATGTACCGAATGCAATCCTGAGTAAAACAATTATTAAGAAATCGACGGGCAATATCAGCATCATGTCGTTCGATACGGGCGAGGGCTTGACAGAGAAGACATCTCCGTTCGATACCTTTGCGCAAATCATCGATGGAAAGGCGGAAATTGTTATCGACGGTGTTTCGACCTTACTCGAAACTGGCCACGGCATCATTCTGCCGGCGCATCTGCCGAACATATTCCGAGCGAACGAACGGTTTAAAATGATCCTGACCGTTATCAAAAGCGGCTATGAATAG
- a CDS encoding lmo0937 family membrane protein: MGSLLYLVAVILILAWAIGFIGFGAGGLIHILLVIAIIAILMRIISGRRVL; this comes from the coding sequence ATGGGAAGTCTTTTATATCTTGTTGCCGTAATCCTGATCCTCGCCTGGGCGATCGGATTCATTGGCTTCGGTGCCGGTGGGCTGATTCACATCCTGCTCGTCATCGCAATCATTGCCATTCTGATGCGCATCATCAGTGGCCGTCGGGTTCTCTGA
- a CDS encoding YtxH domain-containing protein — protein MSHNNNSHLLFGLIAGATLGAVAGMLFSPHKGSVSRRIILRKGEDLADVALETIEDRIEKLGDALNKHLETFTSDLKSRYREVCG, from the coding sequence ATGTCACACAATAACAACAGCCATCTATTATTCGGACTCATCGCTGGTGCAACGCTCGGCGCGGTTGCAGGCATGTTGTTCTCCCCACACAAGGGAAGCGTGTCGCGAAGAATTATTCTCCGCAAGGGAGAAGACCTCGCCGATGTGGCACTCGAGACGATCGAGGACCGCATCGAAAAGCTTGGCGACGCACTGAACAAGCATCTTGAGACATTCACGTCCGATCTGAAATCCCGTTATCGCGAAGTGTGCGGGTGA
- a CDS encoding OmpA family protein: MKNLINRSLALLTLGIIGIAGLSQTTRAQDVAGRIAFGIDAGGNKYYGNYTDNQFAFHGDAFIRWNIFDWLSLHAAYNGGQLKYKASTASIANEAALFPNSTASTGTLGTVNHTRVGGWDIMASYNVFPDQTFVPYVIAGVEALNFEPNDANDANLRGNASAAYSKNVIGGVMGVGFEMFISPKVTFNGKGLLHLTGTDWIDDYSNPNDYRQDAFVTMGLGFSYYIFAPDVEAAPAQAEVSERTIIHDITEKTVYHTDTIFVKDPTDTVYISNPKINTVFNFPGTLFIVNTDQFNTAEPNNMANLYQIKRLVEQCPNLKVEIQGFASEEGTTQHNQELSERRAARIKSWLIEQGVNSNKVTRTVGFGETNNAVRERSDVSAKTLEAERTQNRRIAVKVVQACSDESSR, from the coding sequence ATGAAGAATCTAATAAATCGCAGCCTCGCGCTGCTCACTTTGGGTATTATCGGAATCGCAGGATTGAGCCAAACGACTCGTGCACAGGATGTCGCTGGCAGAATTGCATTTGGTATCGATGCCGGCGGCAATAAATACTATGGCAACTATACAGATAATCAATTTGCCTTTCATGGTGATGCGTTTATCCGCTGGAATATCTTCGATTGGTTGTCGTTGCATGCAGCATATAACGGCGGACAGTTGAAGTACAAAGCATCGACGGCGTCGATTGCGAATGAGGCCGCCCTCTTCCCGAACAGCACTGCCAGCACTGGTACGCTGGGCACCGTCAACCACACTCGGGTCGGAGGATGGGACATCATGGCATCGTACAATGTCTTCCCGGATCAGACATTCGTACCCTACGTCATTGCCGGTGTCGAAGCACTGAACTTCGAGCCGAATGATGCGAATGATGCCAACCTGAGAGGCAACGCCTCAGCCGCATACAGCAAGAATGTAATTGGTGGCGTGATGGGCGTTGGATTCGAAATGTTCATTTCGCCCAAGGTTACGTTCAACGGCAAGGGCTTGCTTCATCTAACGGGCACCGATTGGATCGACGACTATTCCAATCCGAATGATTACCGTCAGGATGCATTCGTGACCATGGGTCTCGGATTCAGTTATTACATTTTCGCACCTGATGTGGAAGCCGCTCCGGCCCAGGCGGAAGTATCAGAGCGGACGATCATCCATGATATCACAGAAAAGACCGTCTATCACACCGATACGATCTTCGTCAAGGACCCGACCGATACCGTCTACATCTCGAATCCAAAGATCAACACGGTCTTCAATTTCCCGGGCACGCTCTTTATCGTGAATACCGATCAATTCAATACCGCCGAGCCGAACAATATGGCCAATCTTTACCAGATCAAGCGACTGGTCGAGCAATGCCCAAATCTGAAAGTGGAGATTCAAGGCTTTGCGAGTGAAGAAGGTACCACGCAGCACAATCAAGAGCTTTCCGAGCGCCGCGCCGCTCGCATCAAGAGCTGGCTCATCGAGCAAGGTGTCAACTCGAATAAGGTGACACGAACGGTGGGATTCGGAGAGACCAACAATGCAGTCCGCGAACGCTCTGATGTTTCCGCAAAGACCCTTGAAGCCGAGCGTACACAGAACCGACGAATTGCAGTGAAGGTCGTTCAGGCCTGCAGCGACGAATCGTCGCGCTAA
- a CDS encoding ice-binding family protein, with translation MKDYTTLRMRGVCAIACLSILFYFSTQAIGQLRPNLGTASTYAIFTGGGAINVATGDTAVLTGDVGQDGAYAFNGFPPSTYTGTLNQNNSASALAKQDLISAQTADGLVACGTVLSTTVVDGQSFDPGVYCSGGATTTVGNITFNAHGDGTAIFIVKIGGALTAHSTTHILLSNNARAANIYWFVNGQVTVADSSSFTGTIIANGAISFAGKSSLNGRALVAPLGAINLAANHMSISTDTGSTVNNLTVVKPASGDSILRNTLNDTIRWTGTGIARVKTLQYSLDSGRTWSTIATITTDSLMYLWHVPDTTSTKAMVRVTDTNNLRGESRIFKIISNQITVTHPALAEVITGGTQNYQVTWTGTGLTKKKIFEYSLDSGLTWKTIGTISADTFAYRWNVPDTASKRAMVRITDSLGVTGKSGLFTIGSSRITVLHPASGEILASGTLNYQITWSGTGLTARKTFELSLDGGLTWKLIGTLTADVFNYYWRVPDTASTMAVIRITDSNGISGKSSIFAIQSTKTLIVVRPVAGEVVASGMQGYQITWAGNGLTAQKSFELSLDGGLTWVSIGSISADVFTYSWNVPDTVSSQAVIRITNNNGTTSVSGVSGVFSIRRNVGSIVVTHPVAGEVVDGGYVNFPINFTATNVTAQKTFEYSLNGGATWSLIGIMNSDGQSYAWASVPNVATTQALVRIRDANGITGISGLFTISVKPNIGTINEVILSGLDNAQNIGNRRQLGISWTYTPDIGTSVEVEYSLDYMVTWSHIATVPVTESPNSTAWLTTASGYYNPVFIRVTSSLGMTRLSSAFSIGSSASVASEASKNGYSVSNYPNPASSQTTIKLILPVPSDVTLTLLDALGREVDMIASGHLGAGSVEIPFITDKLLAGNYIYVLQAGATRLVGHLTLIK, from the coding sequence ATGAAAGACTATACAACGTTACGAATGAGAGGGGTATGCGCTATCGCATGCCTCTCCATTCTCTTCTACTTTAGTACGCAAGCCATTGGGCAATTGCGTCCGAATCTTGGCACAGCATCGACCTACGCCATATTCACGGGCGGCGGAGCGATTAACGTCGCCACTGGCGACACAGCTGTTCTGACGGGCGATGTCGGTCAGGATGGCGCGTATGCCTTCAATGGGTTTCCTCCGAGTACTTATACCGGCACGTTGAATCAAAACAACAGCGCATCGGCACTCGCGAAACAAGATCTGATTAGCGCTCAGACGGCCGACGGTCTCGTGGCCTGCGGTACGGTGCTCAGCACCACTGTCGTGGACGGACAATCGTTCGATCCTGGCGTCTATTGCTCTGGAGGTGCTACGACGACCGTCGGGAACATAACATTCAATGCGCATGGCGATGGGACCGCCATCTTTATCGTCAAGATCGGCGGTGCGTTGACCGCGCACTCGACCACGCATATCTTGCTGTCGAACAACGCGCGCGCGGCCAACATCTATTGGTTCGTCAATGGCCAGGTAACGGTAGCCGATAGCTCGAGCTTCACGGGGACGATTATCGCGAACGGCGCAATTTCGTTCGCTGGTAAGTCCTCACTCAATGGCAGGGCACTCGTTGCTCCCTTGGGCGCGATTAACTTAGCGGCAAACCACATGTCGATCTCGACCGATACGGGTTCGACGGTGAACAATCTTACCGTTGTAAAACCCGCCTCGGGAGATTCAATCCTAAGAAACACGCTCAACGATACGATCCGTTGGACGGGAACAGGCATCGCACGGGTGAAGACGCTGCAATACTCACTCGACAGCGGGCGAACCTGGAGCACGATTGCTACCATCACGACCGATTCGTTGATGTATCTTTGGCACGTTCCAGATACGACCTCGACGAAAGCAATGGTTCGCGTCACCGACACGAACAACTTAAGAGGTGAGAGCAGAATTTTTAAGATCATATCGAATCAGATCACCGTCACCCATCCTGCGCTTGCGGAAGTGATCACGGGCGGTACACAAAACTACCAAGTAACCTGGACCGGCACGGGACTTACCAAAAAGAAGATCTTCGAATATTCGCTCGATAGCGGTCTGACATGGAAGACCATCGGCACCATCTCCGCTGATACATTCGCGTATCGCTGGAATGTTCCGGATACGGCCTCGAAGCGTGCGATGGTACGCATCACCGATTCGCTTGGGGTTACCGGCAAGAGTGGCCTCTTTACGATCGGATCGAGCAGAATCACCGTGCTGCATCCTGCTTCCGGAGAGATACTCGCAAGTGGAACACTGAATTACCAGATCACCTGGAGCGGCACGGGACTGACCGCTCGAAAGACGTTTGAGCTATCGCTCGATGGCGGCCTCACGTGGAAATTGATCGGCACGCTAACGGCGGATGTGTTCAACTACTATTGGCGCGTTCCGGACACGGCATCGACAATGGCTGTGATTCGCATTACCGATTCAAATGGTATCTCAGGAAAGAGCAGCATATTTGCGATTCAATCCACCAAGACTCTCATAGTCGTCCGTCCCGTCGCTGGCGAGGTAGTCGCCTCGGGAATGCAAGGATATCAGATTACTTGGGCCGGCAACGGACTCACGGCGCAGAAGTCGTTCGAGCTATCGCTCGATGGCGGACTGACCTGGGTATCGATTGGCAGCATCTCGGCGGATGTCTTTACCTATTCCTGGAATGTTCCGGATACAGTCTCTTCACAGGCCGTAATCCGTATCACGAACAATAACGGCACAACGTCCGTCTCCGGTGTGAGCGGGGTCTTTTCGATCCGTCGCAATGTCGGTAGTATTGTCGTCACACATCCAGTTGCCGGAGAAGTCGTCGATGGCGGCTATGTGAACTTCCCGATTAACTTCACCGCGACGAACGTCACAGCACAAAAGACCTTCGAGTATTCACTCAATGGTGGTGCAACGTGGAGTTTGATTGGCATCATGAACTCGGACGGACAGAGCTACGCATGGGCGAGCGTGCCTAATGTCGCCACGACGCAAGCACTCGTTCGCATTCGGGATGCCAATGGCATCACCGGAATCAGTGGCCTCTTCACAATTTCCGTAAAACCGAATATTGGCACGATCAACGAAGTTATTTTGAGTGGGCTCGACAACGCACAAAACATCGGCAACCGTCGTCAGTTGGGAATTTCCTGGACCTATACGCCCGATATCGGGACATCCGTCGAGGTCGAATACTCGCTCGATTATATGGTCACCTGGAGCCACATTGCAACAGTACCGGTTACGGAATCTCCGAACTCCACCGCATGGCTGACCACCGCGTCTGGATATTACAATCCAGTGTTCATTCGCGTCACCAGTTCACTGGGTATGACGAGACTTTCATCTGCATTCTCGATCGGATCGAGTGCTTCGGTCGCTTCCGAGGCTTCCAAGAATGGATACTCTGTTTCGAACTACCCCAACCCGGCCAGCAGCCAGACGACGATCAAGTTGATCCTTCCGGTGCCCAGCGACGTCACGTTGACATTGCTTGACGCACTCGGAAGAGAAGTCGATATGATTGCTTCGGGGCATTTGGGTGCCGGTTCGGTTGAGATTCCTTTCATTACCGATAAGCTGCTCGCAGGCAACTACATCTATGTATTGCAGGCTGGAGCGACAAGACTCGTCGGTCATCTTACTTTAATCAAGTGA